One Carassius carassius chromosome 20, fCarCar2.1, whole genome shotgun sequence DNA segment encodes these proteins:
- the LOC132096551 gene encoding xin actin-binding repeat-containing protein 1-like isoform X2, translated as MSLTLRRSQSLKSLSGGHSSWFWDRRTPVSQLVERYESCVDLTDIDREEACSKSSGLRRSNHEENKVENLWRRYESLSGTNNTLSRSISMDMLPQPDLMGPTAQRVLSESKKYASSPRLNVTPQTKSSPVIPSTSQWREAPTGWEKVYSGATTVTSAKKDKAHQKEKTFNEPMRRKTISVVPGCVTRSYTGPNDKKHFKKESASYQDQKPKYTSSPIPSVKDRSALYLSKVAAADSSGYIEQQGSVFQEHSISSGKKKQQSKMAEKAKQIKVTDVSSGDDDFPPPPPPLPRPQVLESLQKDQSQNFLPVPPPKETFSEFYQHRQKSELKRLFKHIHPELKMNLDDVDDELIDAINPQAGDTAYQGEVQSMRWIFENWTLDNIGDPHETKKLLNEENLQGGDVRGKSSLFEHSVFDGQHTSAGERPGVIKGDVRTSTWLFETQPLDSISKTKMENEEIVEVVLKEPVQKGDVRGTRLLFEPKPLEALGRCCSVEDQHFLTLKSELQENKGDVKKTIKLFQADPCCAIRDRSGKIHEIKSICREEIQSSEFKTARWLFETQPLDHINKGADVQIIRGISLEEAQKGGVDEKKWMFETQPLDAIHEGAVEEQKFKGTVEDITGEADVHNKLKLFENQPLSSLKGEFVGEISEKEAIVGGNVGSTLWLFETQPMDTLKDSYEVGQLKKVVVSSDEKGEVKDKRLQFEKCSIGKTKVDSGNKVQDVEKGDVKNFKNLFETLPLSNISEKAQSHIDEITAGDVKSNRLLFETTPLYAIKDCVGNFHKVTTVSREESIKGNVQNYKWMFETKSLDQFEEGSGKVELIKGITRQEDMAGDVRTAKWMFETQPLDCINVISKNEADSVVTQEEFQKGNVKTCKWLFETQPMDILYEKSERNQDVEAVPKADVKSHTWFFETQPLDNNKDKKDFSLKLCSIVQEDIKSDTDVKTVKHLFETETLDRITKQTDSGQNVRYVSQVDIPSGDVSRVKEIFESKLLHEIGGECVKDSKEQKNEIQSGSVHRFTWLFENQPISDINEKEDGITQSVSDIEVGDVGSKKFIFETFSLDKIQDKDKLLGHQPMSVEKPTSSSGNVKSSTMLFETQPLYAIRDKDGQFHEVTTVKKEEVMRGDVRGARWMFETKPLDTIQADKEIYVLRAVTQEDVRKGDVKSARWKFETQPLDSFKPQEGPSVRVVEDVGNGKSVKQSKQLFETKQAGQKKCVRTVSVTDVQQGDVRTSTWLFENQPIDTIKGEPDENTILTTVHREDNTKGDVKRCTWLFESQALDKIKTDESTEELASSKEEIPKADVKSTTWLFETTPLDKITVESVADILYRLCHNSFIHSSGIIIQANDFMYVNMAKYQIVKNEGPKVQKEEVVEGNIRNIMLQLLFKPNLKPKVVLLKEDDQGKMHSTVLEIPFGFTDNPETECKAQEAVKIIENLLVQHKTIKTGLVMQESVGGQPEMTVYSLHCQSNVTESQDIARGDVKSTIGNLLATAHNQQTKPSCRLEQNERGNVDLYRSCIEKGDLKSLQQELSEEELSDSCGDKIEIIQGDVKEAKRNLNQQRDQIERTVLDVVPGDVKNVKKVFSEFCIDLDVGNCVPKEEIVRGDILSAKQQLDDAIKQPVMVQKEEIISGDIKATLESLERAKQQSMHVEREVIEPGTIYDLNIEAEELCSEENKRKLIKEEIISGDVKAAKRSLERAKNQSMRVERETVTPGKLYNINESSQCQSNTTVEQSTTSSFSNQRITTTFRK; from the exons ATGAGCTTAACCTTGAGAAGAAGCCAGTCTCTTAAGAGCCTCTCTGGAGGTCATAGTTCATGGTTTTGGGACAGAAGGACACCTGTTTCCCAGCTTGTTGAAAG GTATGAGAGCTGTGTGGATCTCACAGATATCGACAGAGAAGAGGCATGTTCCAAG TCATCTGGCCTGAGAAGATCAAACCATgaagagaataaagttgaaaatcTCTGGAGGAGATACGAGTCCCTCAGTGGGACAAATAACACTTTGTCCAGAAGTATTTCAATGGACATGCTGCCCCAGCCAGACCTGATGGGCCCTACAGCTCAGAGGGTCTTGTCTGAGTCAAAGAAATATGCAAGCAGCCCTCGGCTCAACGTCACACCGCAGACCAAAAGCAGCCCAGTGATTCCCAGTACCTCACAGTGGAGGGAGGCACCGACGGGGTGGGAGAAAGTCTATTCTGGTGCTACTACTGTCACCAGCGCCAAAAAGGACAAGGCTCATCAG AAAGAAAAAACCTTCAATGAGCCAATGAGAAGAAAGACAATCAGTGTGGTTCCTGGATGTGTCACCCGATCCTACACTGGACCGAATG ATAAGAAACATTTCAAGAAAGAATCTGCCTCCTATCAAGACCAGAAACCTAAGTACACATCCTCTCCTATACCGAGCGTGAAAGACAGATCTGCCCTTTACCTCTCAAAGGTAGCAGCTGCAGACTCCTCGGGATATATCGAACAGCAA GGTAGTGTGTTCCAGGAGCACTCAATTTCAAGCGGAAAGAAGAAACAACAGAGCAAG ATGGCAGAAAAAGCCAAACAGATAAAAGTGACAGATGTCTCCAGTGGAGATGATGAttttcctcctcctccacctcctttaCCAAGACCTCAAGTTCTGGAATCACTTCAAAAGGATCAAAGCCAGAACTTTCTCCCCGTACCACCTCCAAAAGAAACCTTCTCTGAGTTCTATCAGCATCGACAGAAAAGTGAACTGAAGCGTCTTTTTAAACACATTCATCCTGAATTAAAGATGAATCTTGATGATGTAGATGATGAACTAATAGATGCAATAAATCCCCAAGCAGGAGACACAGCATATCAGGGAGAAGTCCAGTCCATGCGCTGGATATTTGAGAACTGGACTCTTGACAATATTGGAGACCCACATGAAACTAAAAAACTTCTCAATGAGGAAAATCTTCAAGGTGGGGATGTGAGGGGCAAATCCTCTTTGTTTGAGCATTCAGTGTTTGATGGTCAACACACATCAGCGGGAGAGAGGCCAGGTGTAATAAAAGGAGATGTTCGCACGTCCACCTGGTTGTTTGAGACACAGCCCCTAGATTCAATCAGTAAGACAAAGATGGAGAATGAGGAAATCGTGGAGGTCGTACTGAAGGAACCCGTTCAGAAGGGAGATGTGAGAGGTACACGCCTCCTGTTTGAACCCAAACCACTGGAGGCTTTAGGCCGCTGCTGCTCTGTTGAAGACCAGCACTTTTTAACACTCAAATCAGAACTCCAGGAGAATAAAGGAGATGTAAAGAAAACCATCAAACTCTTTCAAGCAGATCCCTGTTGCGCAATTAGGGATAGAAGTGGGAAAATCCATGAAATCAAATCAATCTGTAGAGAGGAAATCCAAAGCAGTGAATTTAAAACCGCGCGTTGGCTTTTTGAAACTCAACCCTTGGACCACATTAATAAAGGAGCTGATGTGCAAATCATTAGAGGGATCTCACTTGAGGAAGCCCAGAAAGGCGGTGTTGATGAGAAAAAATGGATGTTTGAGACCCAGCCACTTGATGCAATTCATGAGGGTGCTGTGGAAGAAcaaaagttcaaaggaacagtgGAGGACATCACTGGGGAAGCAGATGTTCATAACAAactaaaactttttgaaaaccaaCCCCTGTCATCTCTTAAAGGAGAGTTTGTTGGTGAAATTTCAGAGAAGGAGGCAATTGTTGGAGGAAATGTAGGATCCACACTATGGCTATTTGAAACTCAGCCCATGGACACTCTGAAAGACAGTTATGAGGTGGGACAGCTTAAAAAAGTTGTGGTGTCAAGTGACGAAAAAGGGGAAGTCAAAGACAAAAGGCTGCAGTTTGAGAAATGCAGTATTGGGAAAACAAAAGTTGACAGTGGAAACAAAGTTCAAGATGTTGAGAAAGGAGATGTGAAGAATTTCAAGAACCTTTTTGAAACATTACCTCTTAGTAACATCTCAGAGAAAGCACAAAGTCATATCGACGAAATTACAGCTGGGGATGTCAAAAGCAACCGTTTACTATTTGAAACCACACCACTGTATGCAATTAAAGACTGTGTTGGAAATTTCCACAAGGTTACGACTGTCAGTAGAGAAGAATCCATCAAAGGGAACGTACAGAATTACAAATGGATGTTTGAGACAAAATCCTTAGACCAATTCGAAGAAGGCAGTGGAAAAGTAGAGCTCATCAAGGGCATTACAAGGCAAGAGGACATGGCAGGTGATGTGAGGACAGCTAAATGGATGTTTGAAACACAACCTTTGGATTGCATCAATGTGATTAGTAAGAACGAAGCAGATTCAGTAGTAACGCAGGAAGAATTTCAAAAGGGTAATGTGAAGACGTGCAAATGGTTGTTTGAGACACAACCAATGGACATTTTGTATGAGAAATCAGAAAGGAACCAGGATGTAGAAGCAGTGCCAAAAGCTGATGTGAAGTCCCACACTTGGTTTTTTGAAACACAGCCACTGGATAACAATAAAGACAAGAAGGACTTCAGTTTGAAATTATGCAGTATTGTGCAGGAAGACATTAAAAGTGATACGGATGTAAAGACAGTGAAGCATCTGTTTGAAACAGAAACTTTGGACAGAATAACAAAGCAAACTGATTCTGGCCAAAATGTAAGATATGTCAGTCAGGTGGATATCCCGTCTGGAGATGTCTCACGTGTCAAGGAAATCTTTGAATCCAAGTTACTTCATGAAATAGGAGGTGAATGTGTCAAAGACTCTAAGGAGCAGAAAAACGAAATTCAGTCAGGTTCGGTCCACAGATTCACTTGGCTGTTTGAGAATCAGCCTATCAGTGACATTAATGAGAAGGAGGATGGAATAACTCAAAGTGTCAGTGATATTGAGGTTGGTGATGTCGGAAGCAAGAAATTTATTTTCGAAACTTTCTCTCTAGACAAAATCCAGGATAAAGACAAACTGCTTGGGCACCAGCCAATGAGCGTTGAGAAGCCCACAAGCAGCAGTGGTAATGTGAAGTCCAGCACTATGCTTTTTGAAACTCAGCCGTTATATGCAATAAGAGACAAGGACGGACAGTTTCATGAAGTTACTACGGTAAAGAAAGAAGAAGTGATGAGAGGAGATGTCAGGGGTGCAAGGTGGATGTTCGAAACCAAGCCACTGGATACCATCCAAGCAGACAAAGAAATCTATGTCCTCCGTGCAGTTACACAAGAGGATGTGCGCAAGGGAGATGTGAAATCAGCACGTTGGAAGTTTGAGACTCAGCCCCTTGATTCCTTCAAACCTCAAGAAGGGCCCTCGGTAAGGGTTGTTGAAGATGTAGGCAATGGGAAAAGTGTGAAACAAAGCAAGCAACTTTTTGAGACTAAGCAAGCGGGTCAAAAGAAGTGTGTGCGAACGGTGAGTGTTACAGATGTTCAACAAGGTGATGTACGTACCTCAACCTGGCTGTTTGAGAATCAACCTATTGATACTATAAAAGGTGAGCCAGATGAGAACACCATCTTAACAACTGTACATCGAGAGGATAACACAAAGGGAGATGTAAAACGCTGTACTTGGTTATTCGAATCACAGGCCTTAGACAAAATAAAGacagatgaatctactgaagagCTTGCTTCATCAAAGGAAGAAATTCCCAAGGCAGACGTCAAAAGCACAACCTGGTTATTCGAGACCACGCCGCTGGACAAAATCACTGTAGAGAGTGTGGCAGACATACTCTACCGCCTTTGccataattcattcattcattcaagtggAATCATCATCCAGGCAAATGATTTTATGTATGTAAACATGGCAAAATATCAGATTGTTAAAAACGAGGGGCCTAAAGTTCAAAAAGAGGAAGTTGTTGAAGGTAACATCAGGAACATAATGCTGCAGTTACTGTTTAAACCGAACCTGAAACCTAAAGTTGTTCTACTTAAAGAGGACGATCAAGGCAAGATGCACAGCACAGTGCTTGAAATCCCATTCGGATTCACAGATAACCCTGAGACAGAGTGTAAGGCCCAAGAAGCAGTTAAAATAATTGAGAACTTGCTCGTCCAACATAAAACAATCAAGACAGGCTTGGTGATGCAAGAATCCGTAGGTGGGCAGCCGGAGATGACAGTGTATTCCCTCCACTGCCAAAGCAACGTGACTGAGTCGCAAGACATTGCACGAGGAGATGTCAAATCCACCATTGGCAACCTCCTTGCCACTGCCCACAACCAGCAAACCAAACCGTCTTGCAGACTGGAACAAAACGAGAGGGGGAATGTTGATTTGTATCGAAGCTGCATTGAAAAGGGTGACCTTAAGAGTCTACAGCAAGAACTTTCTGAGGAGGAACTGTCAGACTCTTGTGGAGATAAAATTGAAATTATTCAAGGTGATGTCAAGGAAGCGAAGCGAAACCTAAATCAACAAAGGGATCAAATTGAAAGAACAGTCTTGGATGTTGTACCAGGAGATGTGAAGAATGTCAAAAAGGTTTTCTCAGAGTTCTGCATAGACCTGGACGTTGGAAACTGTGTGCCAAAGGAAGAAATCGTCAGAGGTGATATTTTGTCGGCCAAGCAGCAACTTGATGACGCAATCAAACAGCCAGTCATGGTCCAGAAGGAGGAAATCATTTCTGGAGACATTAAGGCGACCCTTGAATCCTTGGAGCGGGCAAAACAACAAAGCATGCATGTGGAGCGTGAAGTCATCGAACCAGGCACTATTTACGATTTGAATATAGAGGCAGAAGAACTGTGCTCAgaagaaaataaaaggaaattaatTAAGGAGGAAATCATTTCAGGGGATGTTAAGGCTGCCAAAAGATCCCTGGAGAGGGCAAAGAACCAAAGCATGAGAGTAGAACGAGAAACTGTCACTCCTGGAAagctatataatataaatgaatcgTCTCAGTGCCAAAGCAACACAACAGTGGAGCAGTCTACAACATCCTCCTTCAGTAACCAGCGGATTACTACAACATTTCGAAAG